The Aestuariibius sp. HNIBRBA575 nucleotide sequence GGCCGACAGACCGGCCAATGCGCCGGACAGGGCATAGATCCAGACAACCGACCGTTCCGGCCTGCGCCCCAACACAAAGGCCGTGTTGAAATTGGCACCCGCAGCGTAAACATTGCGGCCAAATGGCGTGCGATAAAGCAGGATGCTGAGCGCTACAAACACACAGGCCACAAATGGGATCACAACGGGCATGTTGCCCCAGCTTGTGCCGCCAAGCCAAAGAAAGGTCGGGTCAGAGACATTAATTGAGGTCGCATCATAGATCACCAATGCCAGCCCGCGCGCCAACGCAAAGGTCGCCAATGTCACCATAAACGCCGACAATTTCAGCCGTCCGATGAAAATACCGTTGATTGTACCGATGGCCATGCCGGCAATGATCACCGCCACAAAGCCGAGAGGGGCGCTTCCGGTTGTGGTCAATGTGATGACCCCAACCCCCCCCGCAAAGGCGACGTTTGAACCGACGCTCAGATCAATTCCGCCGGTGAGCATGACAAATGTCATTCCCATCGACACCAAAAACAGAACTGCGATGGACCGCAGCAGGATGCCGATATTCACCAGCGAATAAAAATTCTCATTGGCAAAGCTGAACCCCAGCGATGCGATGACGATCAATCCAGAAAGCACAAGGTAGCGGAGCGTCAGGCCGCTCAACGCCTTCTTTGCGGTTGGTGAGGTCGCGGTTGCTATGCTTGTCATGAATTTAGCCTTTATCAAATCTGCCGCCGGCAAGGGAGACTGCCGGCGGCGATGGCAGTTTACTGAACAGAGTCAGGACCAAATTCGAGGTAGCCATGTGCAGCTACATCAAGGGCCTGATCAACGTGGTAAACTGTGACATCTTCTGGGAAACCATTCTCAAGTGCTTTGGCATGGTTTGCTTCGGTCAGAACCAGCGGCGTAAAGAAGTCATATAGCTGGTCCAGCTCTTCGCCTTGGTGGATGCGATAGGCCATCTGCACAAAGTTCCAGCCTTCGCGGGTGCCCGACAACAGAATGTCAGCCATCACATTGCCGTTTTCCATTTGCTGCATGATCGGCACGTCACCGTCATAACCATAGAACTGAATGTCGGTGTTGCCAGAATTGGCCGCAATGGCGATCGACGGATACATATAACCGTCGGTAACACCTGAAATCGCATCCAGATCCGGGAACTGAGTCAGCCAGTTTTCCGCCAATGTCTGCGCCTTTACTGTGTCCCAATCCGCGGGTTGTTCGGCGACAACTTCGACATTGTCACAGGCAGAGATCCCTTCCAGGATACCTGCATGACGCGCTTCGCCGGATGGGTTACCGGCCTGCCCCAGCATGATCGCAACCTTGTAGGGTTCGCCGCCTGACAATGCGCACATCGCCAAACCTTGGTTGCGGCCATTGGTGACATCCCCCAACGTAAAGCTGTAATCGGCGCTATCCATCGGTGAATGCACCGCGATCCATGTGATGCCCGCAGCCTGCGCTTGGGCAACAAGAGGTTCAAACGCATCCACGTTGATGGCGTTGACAAACATCACGTCAGGACCTTCGTTGATCGTGACTTCGGTTTGTTGGATCATTTTTTCCAAGCTGCCTTCGGCAGATAACCAACGTCCGGTGATTTCAATATCTGGGAACGCTTCGTCATAGGCCGCAATCGCATCCTCAAAGCCAGACAGCCATGCGACGTGATAGGGGGCGACGTGACCGTCATTGATAAACACAATATCCAGCGCATCATCCGCTGCAAAAGCGGTGCTGCCCATTGTGGCGCCCATTGTGGCGCTCAGTGCGATCCCCAATTTCGTTGCTGATTTTAATGCCATTGGTTCTATCCTCCATTTTTGAACCGTTAGGTGGCCATCACAGGCCGTTCGTTTGGTAATATGTGTCCTAATGCGCCTCTGATTGTCGTGATTGCCAAAGCAACCAATTCACCCCCAGCGCCGTCAGAATGACGACCCCCTTGAAAACCTGATGCCAGACGTCTTCGACGTTGAGCAGGTTCAGCGCGTTGTTCACGATCCCGATAAAGGCGATGCCCCACAGAGCCCCGCCAATGGTGCCGCGCCCGCCCTGGATCAGAGTTCCGCCGATAATGATGGCTGCAATCGCATCCAGCAGCAGCCCGTTGCCATCCAGCCCCGGCTGCACAAATCCCATACGAGTCGACAACATGATGCCGGCAAACCCGCTGCACAGACCCGAAAACATGAAAATCCCGATCTTAACGCGATCAACGTTGATGCCCGCCAGCTTGGCGTTTTCTTCGCTATTGCCGATCGCAATGATCGCCGCACCAATGCGGGTGTGATTGTAAACCACATAGGCCGCAGCACACAGGCCGAGCAAAAATAGAAAAGACAGGTAAATCCCCAGCACCTTGTGAGAGCCTGCGAATTGGAAAAAGCCCCCCATCAGGAAAATCTGCTGGCCGCGCGGGATGACCAGCCCGGACAATCCCTGCGCCATGAACAACGCCGACAAAGTGACGATGAATGCGGGCAGTTTCAGTTTGGCCACCAGAACCCCGATTAAGCCTCCCATGGTCAACGACGCTGCGATCACAGCGAGAATGCCAATGCCCACGCCGCCGGTCAGGCCAAAAAACACCCCCAGCAAGACAGCAAAAAACACCGATGCCATGCCCATCGACAGATCGATGTTTCCCGACACGATGACAAAAAACTGTCCCAGTGCGATCAAACCAATTGGCACGACCTGACGCGAAATCGCCGACATGTTGTCGAGGCTCAGAAACCGCGGGCTGATCAGAAAGAAGATCAAACAGCACACCAATGTCACAACAATAATATTGCGTTCGCGCAGTATTTTCCCAACGTTCAAGATCTCTCTCCCTTAATTTGGTCGGACCAAACTAGTTATTTGTGGCCATAAACGCACGTATCAGTCAA carries:
- a CDS encoding ABC transporter permease; translated protein: MTSIATATSPTAKKALSGLTLRYLVLSGLIVIASLGFSFANENFYSLVNIGILLRSIAVLFLVSMGMTFVMLTGGIDLSVGSNVAFAGGVGVITLTTTGSAPLGFVAVIIAGMAIGTINGIFIGRLKLSAFMVTLATFALARGLALVIYDATSINVSDPTFLWLGGTSWGNMPVVIPFVACVFVALSILLYRTPFGRNVYAAGANFNTAFVLGRRPERSVVWIYALSGALAGLSAIVTVGRVSSGQPWSGLYLEFDAITAVILGGTSLFGGRGRLLGTILGVLLYGIIINGLVLTGTNPYLQSLIKGMILLGVVLLDSWTQRGKTA
- a CDS encoding sugar ABC transporter substrate-binding protein; this encodes MALKSATKLGIALSATMGATMGSTAFAADDALDIVFINDGHVAPYHVAWLSGFEDAIAAYDEAFPDIEITGRWLSAEGSLEKMIQQTEVTINEGPDVMFVNAINVDAFEPLVAQAQAAGITWIAVHSPMDSADYSFTLGDVTNGRNQGLAMCALSGGEPYKVAIMLGQAGNPSGEARHAGILEGISACDNVEVVAEQPADWDTVKAQTLAENWLTQFPDLDAISGVTDGYMYPSIAIAANSGNTDIQFYGYDGDVPIMQQMENGNVMADILLSGTREGWNFVQMAYRIHQGEELDQLYDFFTPLVLTEANHAKALENGFPEDVTVYHVDQALDVAAHGYLEFGPDSVQ
- a CDS encoding ABC transporter permease; translated protein: MNVGKILRERNIIVVTLVCCLIFFLISPRFLSLDNMSAISRQVVPIGLIALGQFFVIVSGNIDLSMGMASVFFAVLLGVFFGLTGGVGIGILAVIAASLTMGGLIGVLVAKLKLPAFIVTLSALFMAQGLSGLVIPRGQQIFLMGGFFQFAGSHKVLGIYLSFLFLLGLCAAAYVVYNHTRIGAAIIAIGNSEENAKLAGINVDRVKIGIFMFSGLCSGFAGIMLSTRMGFVQPGLDGNGLLLDAIAAIIIGGTLIQGGRGTIGGALWGIAFIGIVNNALNLLNVEDVWHQVFKGVVILTALGVNWLLWQSRQSEAH